In the Gossypium raimondii isolate GPD5lz chromosome 9, ASM2569854v1, whole genome shotgun sequence genome, one interval contains:
- the LOC105799688 gene encoding zinc finger A20 and AN1 domain-containing stress-associated protein 6 isoform X1, with protein sequence MIASLRFISFVHILPSTFSFQDLADLTSSKFNFTRNLADRKILSFLKMAEEHRCQTPEGHRLCVNNCGFFGSPATMNLCSKCYRDFRLKEQQGATSIKSSLSSSSSSSSVVVESVSQVPLFTLPEFIGESPVPAVEVALVAEQRPQQQQPIRCMVCRKRVGLTGFRCKCEITFCGSHRYPENHGCTFDFKKVGREEIARANPVVKAEKLEKV encoded by the exons ATGATTGCCTCTTTACGCTTTATTTCCTTTGTTCACATTCTTCCTTCCACCTTTTCCTTTCAAg ATCTCGCAGATCTTACCTCaagtaaatttaatttcacaagaAATTTAGCAGATCGAAAGATTTTATCTTTTCTAAAAATGGCGGAGGAGCATAGATGCCAAACGCCGGAAGGCCACCGTCTTTGCGTTAACAACTGCGGCTTTTTCGGAAGTCCGGCGACAATGAATCTTTGCTCTAAATGTTATAGAGATTTCCGTCTTAAGGAACAACAGGGAGCTACTTCCATCAAATCATCtctttcttcctcttcttcgtCTTCATCAGTCGTTGTCGAATCCGTTTCTCAGGTTCCGCTGTTCACTCTGCCTGAATTCATTGGAGAATCGCCAGTTCCTGCGGTGGAGGTTGCCCTGGTGGCGGAGCAACGGCCGCAACAGCAACAACCGATTCGATGCATGGTTTGCAGGAAACGGGTCGGGTTGACCGGGTTCAGATGCAAATGCGAGATTACATTTTGCGGGTCCCATAGGTATCCAGAGAATCACGGGTGTACGTTCGATTTCAAGAAGGTTGGGAGAGAGGAGATTGCACGCGCTAATCCTGTGGTCAAAGCAGAGAAGCTGGAGAAGGTTTGA
- the LOC105799688 gene encoding zinc finger A20 and AN1 domain-containing stress-associated protein 6 isoform X2 — protein sequence MIASLRFISFVHILPSTFSFQDLTSSKFNFTRNLADRKILSFLKMAEEHRCQTPEGHRLCVNNCGFFGSPATMNLCSKCYRDFRLKEQQGATSIKSSLSSSSSSSSVVVESVSQVPLFTLPEFIGESPVPAVEVALVAEQRPQQQQPIRCMVCRKRVGLTGFRCKCEITFCGSHRYPENHGCTFDFKKVGREEIARANPVVKAEKLEKV from the exons ATGATTGCCTCTTTACGCTTTATTTCCTTTGTTCACATTCTTCCTTCCACCTTTTCCTTTCAAg ATCTTACCTCaagtaaatttaatttcacaagaAATTTAGCAGATCGAAAGATTTTATCTTTTCTAAAAATGGCGGAGGAGCATAGATGCCAAACGCCGGAAGGCCACCGTCTTTGCGTTAACAACTGCGGCTTTTTCGGAAGTCCGGCGACAATGAATCTTTGCTCTAAATGTTATAGAGATTTCCGTCTTAAGGAACAACAGGGAGCTACTTCCATCAAATCATCtctttcttcctcttcttcgtCTTCATCAGTCGTTGTCGAATCCGTTTCTCAGGTTCCGCTGTTCACTCTGCCTGAATTCATTGGAGAATCGCCAGTTCCTGCGGTGGAGGTTGCCCTGGTGGCGGAGCAACGGCCGCAACAGCAACAACCGATTCGATGCATGGTTTGCAGGAAACGGGTCGGGTTGACCGGGTTCAGATGCAAATGCGAGATTACATTTTGCGGGTCCCATAGGTATCCAGAGAATCACGGGTGTACGTTCGATTTCAAGAAGGTTGGGAGAGAGGAGATTGCACGCGCTAATCCTGTGGTCAAAGCAGAGAAGCTGGAGAAGGTTTGA